The following proteins come from a genomic window of Ictalurus furcatus strain D&B chromosome 12, Billie_1.0, whole genome shotgun sequence:
- the slc19a2 gene encoding thiamine transporter 1 — translation MSETWLYPTVLLCIYGFFSSLRPSEPFLTAFLMGPDKNLTEREVVNEIYPVWTYSYLILLFPVFLATDYLRYKPVLILQAASYIVTYTMLLKAQGVLAIQVLEFFYGLATATEIAYYSYIYSVVEPSSYQKVTGFCRSATLLGSAVGSLIGQILFSEVLVSLLTLSIITLSSSCLAFLAPWFLSMPSKSLFFHQRESEPQHKTAQELADKSEDYQSKVPLGVNEDSVILKERRGGTGGLVGVLKTLGADFVKCYSCRTLLAWSVWWALTTCGYFQVVNYAQALWENILSSKDFVIYNGYVETISTLLGAFAAFSVGLVKVSWAVWGELALCVFSIVIALSVYVMNTVRNIWVCYTSYVIFRTAYMLLITIATYQIAVNLSMERYALVFGVNTFVALLLQTLLTVIVVDPVGLGLDLFPQFLIYGSYFAAIAVIFLIAGLYKVATRNSAADPEVQSESAESETDPSGGETPSPKDNSII, via the exons ATGTCTGAAACGTGGCTTTATCCCACAGTCCTGTTGTGTATATATGGATTTTTCTCCAGTCTCAGACCGTCAGAGCCTTTCCTCACCGCGTTCCTCATGGGACCTGATAAAAACCTGACCGAGAGAGAG GTTGTGAATGAGATCTATCCAGTATGGACATATTCGTATCTGATCTTACTGTTTCCTGTATTCCTGGCTACGGATTACCTCCGTTACAAGCCCGTGCTCATCCTTCAGGCAGCCAGCTACATCGTCACTTACACAATGCTGCTGAAAGCTCAGGGTGTGCTGGCCATTCAGGTTCTGGAGTTTTTCTATGGTCTGGCTACAGCCACTGAGATCGCTTACTACTCCTACATCTACAGCGTGGTTGAACCGTCCAGTTATCAGAAAGTGACTGGGTTCTGCCGCAGTGCGACTCTTCTGGGATCAGCTGTAGGATCACTCATTGGACAGATATTGTTTTCAGAGGTTCTAGTTTCATTGCTTACGCTCAGCATCATCACACTGTCCTCATCCTGCTTGGCATTCCTGGCACCATGGTTTTTGTCTATGCCCAGCAAGAGCCTGTTTTTCCACCAGAGAGAAAGCGAACCTCAGCACAAGACTGCACAGGAGCTCGCTGACAAGTCAGAGGACTACCAGAGCAAAGTGCCACTTGGTGTGAATGAAGACAGCGTG aTTTTGAAGGAGAGACGTGGTGGCACTGGAGGTCTTGTCGGGGTCCTGAAAACTCTTGGAGCAGATTTTGTGAAGTGTTATTCATGCCGCACTCTTCTGGCCTGGTCAGTGTGGTGGGCTCTGACTACCTGTGGCTACTTCCAAGTGGTCAATTACGCCCAGGCCCTGTGGGAGAACATCCTCTCTTCAAAAGATTTTGTGATCTATAATGGTTATGTTGAGACCATATCTACTTTGCTTG gtgCCTTTGCTGCTTTCAGTGTAGGATTGGTTAAGGTGTCGTGGGCAGTGTGGGGCGAACTCGCGCTCTGCGTTTTCTCCATTGTCATCGCTCTTTCTGTGTATGTCATGAACACAGTCAGGAATATCTGGGTCTGTTACACCTCTTACGTGATCTTCCGAACCGCCTACATGCTGCTCATCACTATAGCAAC gtACCAGATTGCAGTCAATCTAAGTATGGAGAGATATGCCTTAGTGTTTGGCGTGAACACGTTCGTGGCATTGTTGCTTCAAACACTGCTTACTGTGATTGTGGTTGACCCTGTCGGCCTGGGCCTTGATCTATTTCCCCAG TTCCTGATCTATGGTAGCTACTTTGCTGCAATTGCAGTGATCTTCCTCATTGCTGGGTTATATAAAGTGGCTACACGTAATAGTGCTGCTGATCCCGAAGTACAATCTGAGAGCGCAGAGAGTGAAACAGACCCGTCCGGTGGAGAGACCCCCAGCCCCAAAGACAACAGTATTATTTAA
- the si:ch73-193c12.2 gene encoding putative uncharacterized protein DDB_G0271982 encodes MESTVGLTLEVGSFTAFKWTDANTAELIVWRVSNNSLFTGKKNTALRAFELFVKEKRLDGKVTPAWVKKKWENLRQKYKDIKSLSMMGGDPLVTPWKWYTVMDQALSGELTVAHSLLSNLSNLSNLSSSSSHFPVPSSGQDAPPAKKRKEQYWLAALQELERRQEERERRAAEREEERERRAADREEERERRAAEREEERERQALEREKRREQDLLSRQERWERELQAREERREKEYREREERRDREAAAREDRLFKLLETFMSKQYNTS; translated from the exons atggaGAGTACAGTAGGCCTAACATTAGAGGTCGGGTCCTTTACAGCCTTTAAAT GGACCGATGCGAACACAGCAGAGCTGATTGTGTGGCGCGTCAGTAATAACAGCTTGTTCACGGGGAAGAAGAACACCGCCCTGCGAGCTTTCGA GCTGTTTGTGAAGGAGAAGCGGCTGGACGGGAAAGTGACGCCAGCATGGGTGAAAAAGAAGTGGGAGAACTTGAGACAGAAATATAAG GATATCAAGAGCCTCAGTATGATGGGAGGTGACCCGCTAGTGACTCCATGGAAGTGGTACACCGTGATGGATCAGGCTCTGAGTGGTGAGCTCACTGTGGCTCACTCGCTTCTATCCAATCTGTCCAACCTATCCAACTTGTCCAGCTCGTCCAGCCATTTCCCTGTGCCATCGTCTGGACAGGATGCCCCCCCTGCCAAGAAGAGGAAGGAGCAGTACTGGCTAGCTGCCCTGCAGGAGCTTGAGAGAAGGCAGGAGGAGCGCGAGAGGCGTGCtgcagagagggaggaggagagggagaggcgGGCAGCCgacagagaagaagagagggagagacgggcGGCTGAACgagaagaggaaagagagaggcaggctCTCGAGCGAGAGAAGAGGAGGGAGCAGGATCTTCTTTCCCGACAGGAGCGTTGGGAGAGGGAGCTGCAAgccagagaggagaggagagagaaggagtacagagaaagggaggagCGGAGGGATAGAGAAGCTGCTGCAAGGGAGGACCGGCTGTTCAAGCTCCTTGAGACGTTCATGTCTAAACAATACAACACGAGTTGA
- the psmb3 gene encoding proteasome subunit beta type-3 — protein MSIMSYNGGAVMAMRGKDCVAIASDRRFGIQAQMVTTDFQKIFPMGDRLYIGLAGLATDVQTVSQRLKFRLNLYELKEGRQIKPKTFMSMVSNLLYERRFGPYYIEPVIAGLDPKTFEPFICSLDLIGCPMITEDFVVSGTCAEQMYGMCESLWEPDMGPEDLFETISQAMLNAVDRDAVSGMGVIVHVIEKDKITTRTLKARMD, from the exons ATG TCTATAATGTCCTATAACGGAGGGGCTGTCATGGCCATGCGTGGGAAGGACTGCGTGGCGATTGCATCTGATCGGCGGTTTGGTATCCAAGCCCAGATGGTCACCACAGACTTTCAAAAAATCTTCCCCATGGGTGACAGACTCTACATTGGCTTGGCAGGACTGGCCACAGATGTGCAGACCGT ATCGCAACGGCTCAAATTCCGTCTCAACCTGTACGAGCTGAAAGAGGGTCGTCAGATCAAGCCGAAAACCTTCATGAGCATGGTGTCCAACCTGCTGTATGAGAGAAG GTTTGGGCCATACTACATTGAGCCTGTGATTGCTGGTCTGGACCCAAAAACCTTTGAGCCTTTCATCTGTTCCTTGGACCTGATTGGCTGCCCCATGATAACCGAAGATTTTGTGGTCAGTGGCACTTGTGCCGAGCAGATGTACGGCATGTGTGAATCATTATGGGAGCCTGACATG GGTCCAGAGGATCTGTTTGAGACTATTTCACAGGCAATGCTGAATGCAGTTGATAGAGATGCTGTTTCTGGCATGGGAGTTATAGTGCATGTCAT TGAGAAAGATAAGATAACTACACGGACCCTGAAGGCCAGAATGGACTAG